The genomic segment GTCTCCCGGTCCCCATCGATACCGATTTCGATATCGGTATCGGGATCGCTATCGACCCCGACTCGGACCCCGGAGCCCGAATCCGGCCCCCCCAATCGAGAGAGGCCCCAACAGGGGGCCTCTCTCGTTTCACGAACCCAACGTCCGCCGGAGACCGCCGCGTCAGCGGTTGGCCTGGAGCACCTCGAAGGGAATCCGAAGTCCCAGGGCCAGGGCCTCCTGGAGATCGACGAGGAAGTCCACCTTCTTTGCCTCGGCAATCGGGATGTTCGCCGCCCGCTCTCCCTTGAGGAGCCGTGCGGCCAGGGCGGCGCCGTCGTCGATCATGGCCTCGGCGTTGGCCGCCAGGGACAGGACGATCCCGCTTCCCTTCAGGCCGGGCGACTGGGTGACCAGGGGCCTGCCCAGGCGCTCCAGGTCGAACCCCAGCACCTGGGGATCGCACCCCCAGCCCACGTGGACGAACTGGGCGGGGGAGAAGGTCCGGGCCAGCTGGCCCGCGGATGCCCCGGACGCGTTGGCGACGATGAGCTGGAAGTCGCGGCTGCTGGCCACGGCCTGGACGTCTCGCAGTTGGGCCGCGCCGTCGTCGTCGTCGGAGCACTGGAGGAACCCCACCGTCTCCAGGGGTGCCGTCTTGTGCATGTTCTCGTAGAGCAGGGGCACGGAGGTCCGGCAGGAGAGCCCCGTGACGTTGTTCCCCATCCAGGCCGGCCGGTCCGGGCGCCCGCCGGTGGGGTCGTACCCCGCCAGGAGGACGATGGGCACCTTGTTGGTTGCCTCCGCCGCGTCCTGGGCGGCGCACGTGCCGAAGACCACGAGCACTCCCACGCCGTGGGCCAGGAGCTTCCGTACGCTGTTGATCCGGGAGACCTTGTCGCACGTGGGGGTGAGCACGTGCACCTCGGCGGACGAACCGTGCGCCTTGAGTCGCGCCGCAAAGGGGTCTCGCACCTCCCGGCCGAACCCGCTGCCCTTGAAGACCACGAGCCCGACGCTCGCCGACGCCCCCGCGTCCTTTGCCGGCAGGAAGGAAGCGCCCACCAGGGCGGCAGCCAGGAGGAGGACGGCACCTACGGCCTTCGAGACGGGAGACATGGCGTCACCACCTCTTGCTCAGGATGAGTCTGCCCTCGATCACGTCCTCGTCGTCCTCGGGAAAGGCTC from the Thermodesulfobacteriota bacterium genome contains:
- a CDS encoding ABC transporter substrate binding protein, with the translated sequence MSPVSKAVGAVLLLAAALVGASFLPAKDAGASASVGLVVFKGSGFGREVRDPFAARLKAHGSSAEVHVLTPTCDKVSRINSVRKLLAHGVGVLVVFGTCAAQDAAEATNKVPIVLLAGYDPTGGRPDRPAWMGNNVTGLSCRTSVPLLYENMHKTAPLETVGFLQCSDDDDGAAQLRDVQAVASSRDFQLIVANASGASAGQLARTFSPAQFVHVGWGCDPQVLGFDLERLGRPLVTQSPGLKGSGIVLSLAANAEAMIDDGAALAARLLKGERAANIPIAEAKKVDFLVDLQEALALGLRIPFEVLQANR